The Microlunatus soli genome contains the following window.
CGGCGGTGGTGTCGTCACCAGGGCCCTACTGGTCAGCGGGTTCGTGACGTTCATGGGCACGCTGCTGTCGCTGGCGTTCACCTCGACATTGGCCTACGGACTGACCCGGGTGAGGGATGTTCCTGGTGCGCGCGTTGCGCTGATCCTGGTGCTCGCCACGATGTTCTTCGGCGCCGGCATCATCCCGAACTTCCTGTTGATCAAGTCGCTCGGGCTGATCGACTCGTTGTGGTCGCTGATCCTGCCGGGGATGGTATCGGCCTTCAACCTCGTGGTGATGCGAAACTTCTTCATGAACATTCCCGTCGGTCTGTTGGAGGCCGCCCGGATCGACGGCGCCAGCAACTTCCGGATCTTCGCCCAGATCGTGCTGCCGCTGTCCAAGCCGGTGATGGCGGTGATCGGACTCTTCTACGCCGTCGGCTACTGGAACAGCTACTTCAACGCTCTGATCTACATCAGCACCCCCGACAAGTGGCCGATCCAGGTTGTACTGAATCAGTACGTCATTCAGGGCAGTCAGATTGCACGACTGCAGGCGACCG
Protein-coding sequences here:
- a CDS encoding carbohydrate ABC transporter permease produces the protein MAASVGRPPWLDRPIPVVSAAKAVIIIIITVVMLYPFLYIIAMSFAAKDSSMSGFWPTAFSADSYRSILGGGVVTRALLVSGFVTFMGTLLSLAFTSTLAYGLTRVRDVPGARVALILVLATMFFGAGIIPNFLLIKSLGLIDSLWSLILPGMVSAFNLVVMRNFFMNIPVGLLEAARIDGASNFRIFAQIVLPLSKPVMAVIGLFYAVGYWNSYFNALIYISTPDKWPIQVVLNQYVIQGSQIARLQATDIPTPPAQSIQMAVVVLATVPILIIYPFLQRHFAKGMLTGAIKE